The following coding sequences lie in one Xylocopa sonorina isolate GNS202 chromosome 7, iyXylSono1_principal, whole genome shotgun sequence genomic window:
- the Kdn gene encoding citrate synthase: protein MALFRFSPKRCLEVQKITTTVFLRSLSDASTDLKKVLADKIPKEQERIKAFRKQHGSTKVGEVTVDMMYGGMRGIKGLVWEPSVLDPEEGIRFRGKSIPECQKLLPKAKGGEEPLPEGLFWLLITGDIPNDAQVKAISQEWASRSALPDHVVKALNNFPKSLHPMTQFSAAITLLNSESEFVKAYTQGVHKTKYWETVYEDSMNLIAKLPVVAATIYRNIYKDGRGLGSVSASKDWSWNFANMLGYEDPKFIELMRLYLTIHSDHEGGNVSAHTTHLVGSALSDPYLSLAAGMNGLAGPLHGLANQEVLVWLQKLRTQLGNDPTDEQLKDFIWSTLKSGQVVPGYGHAVLRKTDPRYTCQREFALKHLPDDKLFKLVSQVYKVVPPILLETGKVKNPWPNVDAHSGVLLQYYGMTEMNYYTVLFGVSRALGVLASLVWDRALGLPIERPKSLSTDLLMKSVKA from the exons AAAATAACTACAACCGTATTTTTAAGATCGTTGAGCGATGCCTCTACCGATCTCAAAAAGGTCTTGGCTGATAAAATCCCAAAGGAACAAGAGCGCATCAAAGCCTTCCGTAAACAGCATGGGAGTACTAAAGTTGGAGAAGTCACCGTGGATATG ATGTACGGTGGTATGCGTGGAATCAAAGGGCTTGTATGGGAACCGTCGGTGTTAGACCCAGAGGAAGGTATTAGGTTTCGAGGTAAATCGATTCCCGAGTGCCAGAAGCTCTTACCAAAAGCTAAAGGCGGCGAAGAGCCACTCCCGGAAGGTCTGTTTTGGCTTCTGATTACTGGTGACATCCCCAACGATGCTCAAGTGAAAGCAATTTCTCAAGAATGGGCCTCGAGGAGCGCGCTACCCGACCATGTGGTCAAGGCTCTGAACAATTTTCCCAAGTCCCTTCATCCAATGACCCAATTCTCCGCTGCTATCACTCTTCTAAACAGCGAGAGCGAATTCGTGAAAGCGTACACGCAAGGTGTGCATAAAACCAAATATTGGGAAACCGTCTACGAAGACTCGATGAACCTGATTGCTAAATTGCCCGTGGTTGCTGCCACGATATACAGGAATATTTACAAAGACGGCAGGGGCTTGGGTTCCGTCAGCGCGAGCAAAGATTGGTCTTGGAATTTCGCGAACATGCTCGGTTACGAAGACCCAAAGTTCATCGAGCTTATGCGTTTATACCTGACAATACACTCTGACCACGAAGGTGGAAACGTGTCTGCGCACACCACTCACTTGGTGGGCTCGGCATTATCCGACCCCTATTTGTCCTTGGCGGCTGGTATGAATGGTCTGGCTGGTCCTCTTCACGGTCTTGCAAATCAGGAAGTGCTAGTATGGCTGCAGAAGTTGCGTACCCAGCTTGGAAACGATCCCACTGACGAACAACTGAAGGACTTCATTTGGAGCACGTTGAAGAGCGGTCAGGTCGTTCCTGGATACGGCCATGCTGTGCTCAGAAAGACTGATCCTAGATATACATGCCAGAGAGAATTCGCGTTGAAACATCTACCAGATGACAAACTGTTCAAG CTCGTGTCTCAAGTGTACAAAGTAGTTCCTCCGATTCTTTTGGAAACTGGTAAGGTGAAGAACCCGTGGCCGAATGTAGATGCTCATTCGGGAGTACTGTTGCAATATTATGGAATGACAGAAATGAATTATTATACCGTCCTGTTCGGAGTATCGCGTGCACTTGGTGTCCTCGCGTCTCTTGTCTGGGATCGTGCTCTCGGTTTGCCAATTGAGAGGCCGAAATCTCTTAGCACTGATTTACTCATGAAAAGCGTTAAAGCTTAA
- the Arl5 gene encoding ADP-ribosylation factor-like 5, which yields MGLLFAKLWSLFGNEEHKIVMVGLDNAGKTTILYQFLMNEVVHTSPTIGSNVEEVVWKNIHFIMWDLGGQQSLRAAWSTYYTNTEFIIIVIDSTDRERLGVIREELYSMLNHEELSKANVLVYANKQDLKGSMTAAEISRQLDLTSIKKHQWHIQSCCALTGEGLYQGLEWIVGRLKKT from the exons ATGGGACTGCTATTTGCAAAACTGTGGAGTCTCTTTGGGAATGAAG AACATAAAATAGTAATGGTAGGTTTAGATAATGCTGGTAAGACAACTATATTGTACCAATTCCTAATGAACGAGGTTGTTCACACATCACCAACTATTGGATCTAATGTTGAAGAAGTTGTTTGGAAAAATATTCACTTCATAATGTGGGATTTAGGTGGACAACAAAGTCTAAGAGCAGCATGGTCTACCTATTATACTAACACCGAGTTTATAATTATAGTTATAGATAGTACAGATCGAGAAAGGCTCGGTGTAATAAGAGAGGAATTATACTCAATGTTGAATCATGAAGAATTGAGCAAAGCTAATGTTTTAGTTTATGCTAATAAGCAAGACTTAAAAGGTAGCATGACAGCTGCTGAAATTTCTAGACAGTTAGATTTGACTTCGATTAAAAAGCATCAGTGGCATATACAAAGTTGTTGTGCACTTACGGGAGAAGG GCTTTATCAAGGACTCGAATGGATTGTTGGACGATTAAAAAAGACATGA
- the Pgd gene encoding phosphogluconate dehydrogenase produces MSKPVADIALIGLAVMGQNLILNMNDHGFVVCAYNRTTDKVKSFLENEAKGTKVIGAYSLKEMVDKLKSPRRVMLLVKAGAAVDAFIEQLVPLLSPGDIIIDGGNSEYQDTERRTKELEKKGILFVGSGVSGGEDGARYGPSLMPGGNPKAWPHIKPIFQSICAKANGEPCCDWVGETGAGHFVKMVHNGIEYGDMQLICEAYHIMRDGLKLNPEQMSQVFDEWNKGELDSFLIEITRDILKYKDQKGYLLERIRDTAGQKGTGKWTAIAALDYGVPVTLIGESVFARCLSALQSERVEASSVLKGPDAVYQGDKKQFLEHLKKTLYASKIISYAQGFMLLREAAKIYNWNLNYGGIALMWRGGCIIRSVFLGNIKAAFDKNPKLSNLLLDDFFANAMKECQASARIVVSTAVQLGIPTPALSTALAFYDGYRTARLPANLLQAQRDYFGAHTYELLGQEGKFVHTNWTGHGGNVSASTYDV; encoded by the exons aTGAGCAAACC AGTTGCAGATATTGCCCTTATTGGGCTGGCTGTTATGGGCcagaatttaattttaaatatgAACGATCATGGATTTGTTGTTTGTGCTTACAACCGTACAACGGATAAAGTTAAATCTTTTTTGGAAAATGAAGCTAAAGGCACAAAAGTCATTGGTGCATACTCGCTAAAAGAAATGGTAGACAAGTTAAAATCACCAAGGAGAGTAATGCTTTTAGTCAAGG CTGGTGCCGCTGTGGATGCATTCATTGAACAATTAGTACCTCTGTTGAGTCCTGGAGATATTATTATTGATGGTGGTAATTCTGAGTACCAGGATACTGAAAGACGAACTAAAGAATTAGAAAAGAAAGGAATTCTTTTCGTTGGCAGTGGTGTCAGTGGTGGTGAAGATGGTGCTAGATATGGACCATCTTTGATGCCAGGTGGAAATCCAAAAGCTTGGCCACATATTAAACCTATCTTCCAG TCAATTTGCGCGAAAGCCAATGGAGAACCTTGTTGCGATTGGGTTGGAGAAACCGGTGCAGGGCATTTTGTGAAAATGGTACATAATGGAATTGAGTACGGTGACATGCAACTTATTTGTGAAGCATATCATATTATGCGCGATGGTTTAAAACTTAATCCAGAACAAATGAGTCAGGTTTTTGATGAATGGAACAAAGGAGAGCTTGATTCATTTTTAATTGAGATTACACGGGACATTCTCAAGTATAAAGATCAGAAAGGATATTTATTAGAACGAATCAGAGATACAGCTGGACAAAAGGGAACTGGAAAATGGACAGCTATTGCTGCGTTAGATTATGGAGTACCTGTAACTCTAATAGGGGAATCAGTGTTTGCTAGATGTCTTTCTGCTTTACAAAGTGAAAGAGTAGAAGCAAGCTCAGTACTGAAAGGACCTGACGCTGTATACCAAGGCGATAAAAAACAGTTTCTAGAGCATTTAAAGAAAACACTTTATGCTTCCAAAATTATTTCCTATGCACAAGGATTTATGTTATTGAGGGAAGCTGCTAAAATTTACAATTGGAATTTGAATTATGGAGGTATAGCTCTTATGTGGAGAGGAGGATGTATTATAAGAAG tgtCTTCTTGGGAAATATTAAAGCAGCATTTGATAAGAATCCAAAACTTTCTAATCTGTTATTGGATGATTTCTTTGCTAATGCAATGAAAGAATGTCAAGCTAGTGCTAGAATAGTAGTATCCACAGCTGTGCAGTTAGGGATACCAACTCCCGCTCTATCAACTGCTTTAGCTTTTTATGATGGTTATAGAACTGCTCGGCTTCCAGCTAATTTGCTTCAAGCTCAACGAGATTACTTTGGTGCTCATACTTATGAATTACTTGGTCAGGAAGGAAAATTTGTACACACAAACTGGACTGGGCATGGTGGAAatgtatctgcttctacatatgatgtataa
- the LOC143425466 gene encoding RNA-binding protein 45: protein MADHRERDSYYSQTDLRSKNDDPPNSRLFVICHKSLEEDDLRKAFEKFGKIEDIWVVKDRITGENKGVTYIKFSKTSEAAFALEEMNGKMLGSVGRPIKVMIASNRDQGSVRETNEEERWVRLFCVLPKSMTDGELQQEFSKFGPIEYATVVKDRNTNESKGFGYVKFKKVSSAARAFEECDRKYKAVFAEPKKPKPEHIDVKYNNGLSSHYDGAGGGYSSSNFGKSSISLEIATNYPNSEGYTHLQVIAHPALNQDQLWKLFDIVPGLDYCHLKNDVRYRMPRGQAVVVYSNPSAAAYAREKFHGFEYPPGHRMIVKPDLSSVPPKNAIKPGSSAGGIATARTDLAHLAETIAQATSLIQAAGLTAPSLEHSMCVKLPPVQPMASIDAEVAKRCFIVCGPPVPPIYAMKDAFCRFGNLIDVYMLPGKNCGYAKYASVQSANEAIEVLHGQEICGSRLKVLEAEERNVGEDRRKRLRMDEDEN, encoded by the exons ATGGCTGATCACAGGGAAAGGGATTCATATTATTCCCAGACGGATTTAAGATCAAAAAATGATGATCCACCGAATTCACGTTTATTTGTTATATGCCACAAAAGTCTGGAGGAAGATGACCTCAGGAAAGCTTTTGAGAAATTTGGAAAGATTGAAGATATTTGGGTAGTTAAAGATCGAATTACAGGTGAAAATAAAG GTGTTACGTACATTAAATTTTCCAAGACATCAGAAGCAGCTTTTGCTCTTGAAGAAATGAATGGGAAAATGTTGGGCTCAGTTGGAAGACCTATTAAAGTAATGATTGCCTCAAA TCGTGATCAAGGTTCTGTGAGAGAAACAAATGAAGAAGAGAGATGGGTTCGTCTGTTTTGTGTATTACCCAAGTCTATGACGGATGGTGAACTTCAACAAGAATTTTCAAAGTTTGGACCTATTGAATATGCAACAGTGGTTAAAGATAGGAATACAAATGAATCAAAAGGTTTTGGTTACGTGAAGTTTAAAAAAGTATCTAGTGCAGCAAGAGCATTCGAAGAATGTGATAGAAAGTATAAAGCTGTATTTGCTGAACCAAAAAAGCCAAAACCTGAACACATCGATGTGAAATATAACAATGGACTGTCTTCTCATTATGATGGTGCTGGTGGTGGTTATAGTTCATCGAATTTTGGAAAGAGTAGTATTAGTTTAGAAATTGCCACAAATTATCCTAACTCTGAAGGATATACACATTTGCAAGTAATTGCGCATCCGGCATTGAATCAAGATCAATTGTGGAAATTGTTTGATATTGTACCTGGATTGGATTACTGTCATTTGAAAAATGATGTAAGATATAGAATGCCAAGAGGTCAGGCTGTTGTAGTATATTCTAATCCTAGTGCCGCGGCATATGCAAGGGAAAAATTTCACGGGTTTGAATATCCCCCTGGCCATAGGATGATAGTTAAACCAGATTTATCAAGTGTGCCACCAAAAAATGCAATAAAACCTGGAAGTTCGGCAGGTGGTATTGCTACTGCTAGGACAGATTTAGCACATCTGGCCGAAACTATTGCCCAAGCCAcatctttaatacaagcagctGGATTAACTGCACCAA gTTTAGAACATTCAATGTGCGTTAAGTTACCACCAGTGCAACCGATGGCTAGTATAGATGCAGAGGTTGCCAAAAGATGTTTTATTGTATGCGGGCCTCCAGTACCTCCTATATATGCCATGAAAGATGCTTTCTGTAGATTTGGTAACCTTATAGATGTTTACATGCTCCCAGGGAAAAATTGTGGTTATGCAAAGTATGCTAGTGTGCAAAGTGCTAATGAAGCAATTGAG GTTTTGCATGGACAAGAAATTTGTGGATCCCGACTAAAGGTATTAGAAGCAGAAGAGCGCAACGTCGGTGAAGATCGTAGAAAACGACTACGAATGGACGAAgacgaaaattaa